In Chitinophaga sp. HK235, a single window of DNA contains:
- the pfkA gene encoding 6-phosphofructokinase, which translates to MKKLNNIAVLTSGGDAPGMNAAVRAVVRTGIYHQLNVFGVMYGYRGILKNEIFPMESKSVANIIQRGGTILKTARCKEFYEYEGRKKAYENLKKHNIDGLIVIGGDGSFNGAQKFSQEFDIPCIGLPGTIDKDIAGTDFTIGFDTAVNTAIEAIDKIRDTADAHDRLFVIEVMGRDAGYIALHSGIATGAEHIMMPERKTELNDIIEELQANERRKKLVNLIVVAEGDDTGGANEVARRIKESCPQLDTRVCILGHIQRGGSPTCTDRILASRMGYAAVDALLEGIHNVMIGIVNDKIHYTPLDKAVKAKQEIDPEWFKIVKILAS; encoded by the coding sequence ATGAAAAAATTGAACAACATTGCAGTCCTTACATCAGGCGGAGATGCTCCGGGCATGAACGCAGCAGTTCGCGCCGTTGTAAGAACGGGCATTTATCATCAGCTGAATGTGTTCGGCGTCATGTATGGATATAGGGGAATTCTGAAGAATGAAATCTTCCCGATGGAATCCAAATCAGTTGCCAACATCATTCAACGAGGGGGCACCATCTTAAAGACCGCCCGGTGCAAAGAGTTCTATGAATATGAAGGGCGAAAAAAGGCTTATGAGAATCTGAAAAAGCACAACATTGACGGATTGATAGTGATAGGGGGAGATGGTTCGTTTAATGGAGCGCAGAAATTCAGCCAGGAATTTGATATTCCCTGTATAGGCTTGCCTGGTACTATTGATAAGGACATTGCAGGTACTGATTTCACAATTGGATTTGACACCGCAGTTAACACTGCAATCGAAGCCATTGACAAAATCAGGGATACTGCAGATGCGCATGACCGGCTGTTTGTAATCGAGGTAATGGGCCGTGATGCCGGTTACATCGCTTTACACAGTGGTATTGCCACCGGTGCCGAGCATATTATGATGCCCGAACGTAAAACCGAATTAAACGACATCATTGAAGAGCTGCAGGCCAACGAACGCCGCAAAAAACTGGTAAATCTGATCGTAGTAGCCGAAGGTGACGACACCGGAGGCGCCAATGAAGTAGCACGCCGCATTAAAGAATCCTGTCCGCAACTGGATACCAGAGTATGTATCCTCGGACATATCCAAAGAGGTGGCTCCCCCACCTGTACAGACCGTATCCTGGCCAGCCGTATGGGCTATGCCGCTGTAGACGCCCTCCTCGAAGGCATTCACAATGTCATGATCGGGATCGTAAACGACAAGATCCATTATACCCCCCTGGACAAAGCTGTTAAAGCCAAACAGGAAATTGACCCCGAATGGTTTAAGATTGTTAAAATTCTTGCGAGTTAA
- the pyk gene encoding pyruvate kinase, producing the protein MSTKDLSKYYHKQMDNAAGRAHSSRKTKIVATVGPASDTYEQLLALVKAGVNVFRLNFSHGSHEDKLRIIEYIRQINKTEPYNVAILGDLQGPKLRVGEIENNALPLVKGDILTFINEKVVGTKEKIYVSYPDLYKDLKPGQKILLDDGKIETVVKEITPSGEIKAEVSLPGVLSSKKGFNLPDTKVSLPALTEKDIQDLEFIIDQELDWVALSFVRSVKDLSDLRKRLEARNSKIKVISKIEKPEAIQNLKEIIWESDGVMIARGDLGVELPVEQIPMIQKDIIRKCIHRAKPVIVATQMMESMMDRTRPNRSEITDVANAVLEGSDAVMLSGETATGQFPELVIQTMNKIIQEVEKEAIIYNRNLIPHRHSPTFLSDALCYNACKIAEDLDADALIGMTQSGYTGFMLSSYRPRSPLYVFTKERTLVNQLSLSWGVRAFYYEEEESLDDIVFDQINILKERGFIKVGDVCVNTGSTPVKLHLPTNILKITRVE; encoded by the coding sequence ATGAGTACAAAGGATCTTTCGAAATACTATCACAAGCAGATGGACAATGCTGCCGGTAGAGCACACTCTTCCCGCAAAACAAAAATCGTTGCCACTGTAGGCCCTGCCAGTGATACCTATGAACAACTGCTGGCATTAGTGAAAGCGGGCGTGAACGTGTTCCGCCTCAACTTCTCTCACGGCTCGCACGAGGATAAACTGCGGATCATCGAATACATCCGTCAGATCAACAAAACCGAACCTTACAACGTAGCCATCCTCGGAGATCTGCAAGGACCCAAACTCCGCGTTGGCGAAATTGAAAATAACGCCCTCCCGCTGGTAAAAGGTGATATCCTCACCTTTATCAACGAAAAAGTAGTAGGCACCAAAGAAAAAATCTACGTTTCCTACCCTGATCTGTATAAAGATCTCAAACCAGGACAGAAAATTCTGCTGGACGATGGTAAAATTGAAACCGTAGTAAAAGAAATCACGCCTTCCGGCGAAATCAAAGCTGAAGTATCACTGCCAGGCGTACTGTCTTCCAAAAAAGGCTTTAACCTGCCCGATACCAAAGTATCCCTGCCTGCCCTGACCGAAAAGGATATTCAGGATCTGGAATTCATCATAGACCAGGAACTGGACTGGGTAGCCCTGTCTTTCGTTAGAAGCGTAAAAGACCTGAGCGACCTGCGCAAACGCCTGGAAGCACGGAACTCTAAAATAAAAGTGATCTCCAAGATCGAAAAACCGGAAGCCATCCAGAACCTGAAAGAAATCATCTGGGAAAGTGATGGCGTAATGATCGCCCGTGGTGACCTCGGTGTGGAACTGCCGGTAGAACAGATCCCGATGATCCAGAAAGATATCATCCGCAAATGTATCCACCGTGCGAAACCCGTTATCGTGGCTACACAGATGATGGAAAGTATGATGGATCGTACCCGTCCTAACCGTAGCGAAATCACCGACGTAGCCAACGCTGTACTGGAAGGCTCCGATGCAGTAATGCTCAGCGGTGAAACCGCCACCGGACAATTCCCGGAACTGGTGATCCAGACAATGAATAAAATCATTCAGGAAGTGGAAAAAGAAGCGATCATCTACAACCGTAACCTGATCCCTCATCGCCACTCTCCTACCTTCCTCAGCGACGCACTCTGCTACAACGCTTGTAAAATCGCTGAAGACCTGGACGCTGACGCCCTCATCGGTATGACCCAAAGCGGCTACACCGGCTTTATGCTGAGCAGCTACCGTCCTCGTTCTCCGCTCTACGTATTTACCAAAGAAAGAACACTGGTAAACCAGCTGAGCCTCAGCTGGGGTGTACGCGCCTTCTACTACGAAGAAGAAGAAAGCCTTGACGATATCGTATTTGATCAGATCAATATCCTGAAAGAAAGAGGCTTTATCAAAGTTGGAGATGTATGCGTAAACACTGGTAGCACGCCTGTAAAACTGCACCTGCCTACCAACATACTCAAGATTACCAGAGTAGAATAG